The Agromyces mangrovi genome contains a region encoding:
- a CDS encoding dienelactone hydrolase family protein translates to MAEVLLYHHIQGLTDGVRAFAHELRADGHVVHTPDLFEGRTFDSIEEGFAFASATGFDVIHARGAAAAKGHGTGLVYAGMSLGVVSAQRLAQTMPNARGALLLFSCVPVSEFGEAWPEGVPVQIHGKEGDEFFDEDLPAARELAESTDAAELFVYPGDQHLFADSSLDAYDAEASALLLERVRAFLAAV, encoded by the coding sequence ATGGCAGAGGTGCTGCTGTACCACCACATCCAGGGACTCACCGACGGCGTGCGGGCGTTCGCCCACGAACTGCGGGCCGACGGGCACGTCGTGCACACGCCCGACCTGTTCGAGGGGCGCACGTTCGACTCCATCGAGGAGGGCTTCGCATTCGCCTCGGCGACGGGCTTCGACGTGATCCACGCACGAGGCGCCGCCGCAGCCAAGGGCCACGGCACGGGTCTCGTCTACGCGGGCATGTCGCTCGGCGTGGTGAGCGCCCAGCGGCTCGCGCAGACGATGCCGAACGCGCGCGGCGCGCTGTTGCTGTTCTCGTGCGTGCCGGTGTCGGAGTTCGGCGAGGCGTGGCCCGAGGGCGTGCCGGTGCAGATCCACGGCAAGGAGGGCGACGAGTTCTTCGACGAGGACCTGCCGGCCGCGCGCGAGCTGGCCGAGTCGACGGATGCCGCTGAGCTGTTCGTCTACCCCGGAGACCAGCACCTCTTCGCCGACTCGTCGCTCGACGCGTACGACGCGGAGGCGTCCGCACTGCTGCTCGAGCGCGTGCGCGCGTTCCTCGCCGCCGTCTGA